Proteins from a single region of Myxococcus xanthus:
- the ffh gene encoding signal recognition particle protein, with the protein MLETVTKGFRAAKNRLAGKSELTPELVDESLRDIRVSLLEADVAFDVVKKFVARVREKSVGELVQTTITDTAGQKRKVSPMDHFIKICHDELEALMGPVDTSLKLKPKGQLSGIMMVGLQGSGKTTTTGKLASRLLQEGRKPLLVAADIYRPAAVDQLKVLGERLKVPVYHEPGIQPPELAKRGYAAAREQKCDVVLIDTAGRLAIDESLMAELESIKGNVQPDNILLVCDAMIGQDAVRTAAEFDRRLTLDGFILTKLDGDARGGAALSIKEVTGKPIKFLGMGESMDKLEEFRPAGLAGRILGFGDIVGLMKDFEKVVDEKKAEEDAKKLLSGQFTMKDFVEQIRMVRKMGPLKDLLEKFPLFGDLTEHLNPDEKELTKIESMYDSMTAKERLRPDTVNNSRINRIAKGSGRKVEEVKELLQKFGMMQQVMGTIGQNPGLLGRIPGFKQLGQLSQMKNMDLSSMFGGDPKMMEKMMSGGMPGMGMPMQLPQIAPGYTPPMGQAAMAKARLMGYAPPSAAGKSEDRDAIKERRKREKENKKKNRKKK; encoded by the coding sequence ATGCTCGAGACCGTAACCAAGGGCTTCCGCGCCGCCAAGAACCGCCTCGCCGGCAAGAGCGAGCTCACCCCGGAGCTGGTCGACGAGTCGCTGCGCGACATCCGCGTCTCCCTGCTCGAGGCTGACGTCGCCTTCGACGTCGTGAAGAAGTTTGTCGCCCGCGTCCGCGAGAAGTCCGTGGGCGAGTTGGTGCAGACGACCATCACCGACACGGCTGGCCAGAAGCGCAAGGTCAGCCCGATGGACCACTTCATCAAGATCTGCCACGACGAGCTGGAGGCCCTCATGGGGCCCGTCGACACCAGCTTGAAGCTGAAGCCCAAGGGCCAGCTGTCCGGCATCATGATGGTGGGCCTCCAGGGCTCCGGTAAGACGACCACGACCGGAAAGCTCGCCAGCCGGCTCCTCCAGGAAGGGCGCAAGCCCCTGCTCGTCGCAGCCGACATCTACCGCCCCGCCGCCGTGGATCAACTCAAGGTCCTGGGCGAGCGGCTCAAGGTCCCCGTCTACCACGAGCCCGGCATCCAGCCGCCCGAGCTCGCCAAGCGGGGCTACGCCGCCGCGCGCGAGCAGAAGTGCGACGTGGTGCTCATCGACACCGCCGGCCGGCTCGCCATCGACGAGTCCCTGATGGCCGAACTGGAGTCCATCAAGGGCAACGTCCAGCCGGACAACATCCTGCTGGTGTGCGACGCGATGATTGGTCAGGACGCCGTGCGCACGGCGGCGGAGTTCGACCGGCGGCTGACGCTGGACGGATTCATCCTCACCAAGCTGGACGGTGACGCCCGCGGCGGCGCCGCGCTGTCCATCAAGGAAGTCACGGGCAAGCCCATCAAGTTCCTCGGCATGGGCGAGTCCATGGACAAGCTGGAGGAGTTCCGCCCAGCCGGCCTCGCGGGCCGCATCCTCGGGTTCGGCGACATCGTCGGCCTGATGAAGGACTTCGAGAAGGTCGTCGACGAGAAGAAGGCCGAGGAGGATGCCAAGAAGCTCCTGTCCGGCCAGTTCACGATGAAGGACTTCGTCGAGCAGATCCGCATGGTCCGGAAGATGGGACCGCTCAAGGACCTGCTGGAGAAGTTCCCCCTCTTCGGCGACCTCACCGAGCACCTCAATCCGGACGAGAAGGAACTCACGAAGATCGAGTCGATGTACGACTCGATGACGGCGAAGGAGCGCCTGCGGCCAGATACCGTCAACAACAGCCGCATCAACCGCATCGCCAAGGGCAGCGGCCGCAAGGTCGAAGAGGTCAAGGAGCTGCTCCAGAAGTTCGGAATGATGCAGCAGGTAATGGGCACCATCGGCCAGAATCCGGGCCTCTTGGGCCGCATCCCCGGCTTCAAGCAGCTGGGTCAGCTGTCGCAGATGAAGAACATGGACCTCTCCAGCATGTTCGGCGGCGACCCGAAGATGATGGAGAAGATGATGAGCGGCGGCATGCCCGGCATGGGCATGCCCATGCAGCTGCCGCAGATTGCACCCGGCTACACGCCGCCCATGGGCCAGGCCGCCATGGCCAAGGCCCGGTTGATGGGCTACGCGCCGCCCTCCGCCGCAGGCAAGAGCGAGGACCGCGACGCCATCAAGGAGCGCCGCAAGCGGGAGAAGGAGAACAAGAAGAAGAACCGGAAGAAGAAGTAG
- a CDS encoding Ig-like domain-containing protein: MSNSMHYRRRFFSLLFVFSTATACINVPEVEPLPNGPEADAGTQPDAGSEEPRTLTLLNTLPAGGSTQVPIDTQFVLTFSSPIEEDSLNVTIQPQVTLARTEWAHQGATAIVHPAAALAENTTYTVTVNAENGAGQSLTGTRSFTFTTTGPAPDTTAPTLLNTTPGQAAIGVARDTVIEVLFSEPMDKNSVQAAFAITSPAGLNSGSFSWNEAETVMTYTSPASAAYGATIAWQISTFAKDKNGNALQDLAKQEFRIVRQATMTMPLIYSASGTITAGSSVRHYRSYNTYELERIGDNGAQQGSRLFLAFKLDTLPLDTIRINRATVRWWLSLRLGNPFEKLGPLLLEPVDVGESLPQSHAEETENPVLTAAYTARPLAPGFTIAEADTGTPGQFDVTSYVTTNWSRRDEANYRSQFRIRFTSETDNDRDTDELRSSPTTHPTLADLEVIYEYP; this comes from the coding sequence ATGAGCAACAGCATGCACTACCGACGACGCTTCTTTTCCCTGTTGTTCGTCTTCTCCACAGCGACGGCCTGCATCAACGTTCCGGAGGTTGAACCGCTCCCGAACGGGCCCGAAGCGGATGCCGGCACACAGCCCGACGCAGGCTCCGAGGAGCCGCGAACGCTGACCTTGCTCAATACCCTGCCAGCAGGTGGGTCGACGCAAGTCCCCATCGACACCCAATTCGTCCTGACGTTTTCGAGTCCCATCGAAGAGGACTCGCTGAACGTGACGATTCAACCCCAAGTGACGCTGGCCCGCACCGAATGGGCCCATCAGGGAGCAACGGCCATCGTGCATCCAGCGGCAGCATTGGCTGAGAACACGACCTATACAGTCACCGTGAATGCAGAGAACGGCGCTGGCCAATCATTGACAGGAACGCGCTCGTTCACATTCACGACGACGGGCCCAGCCCCCGACACCACTGCGCCTACCCTCCTCAACACGACGCCGGGACAGGCCGCCATCGGCGTAGCTCGAGACACAGTCATCGAGGTTCTCTTTTCAGAACCCATGGACAAGAATTCCGTCCAGGCGGCGTTCGCCATCACCTCGCCTGCGGGACTCAACTCAGGGAGCTTCTCGTGGAACGAGGCAGAGACGGTGATGACCTACACGTCACCTGCAAGCGCTGCATATGGCGCCACCATTGCTTGGCAGATCTCCACCTTTGCCAAGGACAAAAATGGGAATGCGTTACAGGATCTCGCCAAACAGGAATTCCGCATCGTCCGCCAGGCTACGATGACCATGCCACTCATCTACTCGGCAAGCGGAACCATCACAGCAGGGTCATCCGTACGCCACTACCGGTCCTACAACACGTACGAACTTGAGCGCATCGGCGATAATGGTGCCCAACAGGGCAGTCGGCTGTTCCTTGCATTCAAGCTCGACACATTGCCTTTGGACACCATCCGAATCAATCGAGCGACCGTCAGGTGGTGGTTGTCACTTCGACTGGGCAATCCCTTCGAAAAGCTTGGGCCCCTCCTGTTGGAACCCGTAGACGTGGGTGAATCGCTCCCCCAATCGCATGCAGAAGAGACCGAGAACCCAGTACTCACCGCAGCCTACACCGCCCGCCCCCTTGCCCCGGGCTTCACCATCGCCGAGGCAGACACGGGAACCCCAGGGCAGTTCGACGTAACGTCGTACGTGACCACGAACTGGTCACGCCGGGACGAAGCAAACTACAGGTCCCAGTTCCGCATCCGGTTCACCTCGGAAACAGATAACGACAGAGACACTGACGAACTGCGTTCAAGCCCAACTACACATCCTACGCTGGCCGATCTTGAAGTCATTTACGAGTATCCTTGA
- a CDS encoding TIGR04552 family protein, with amino-acid sequence MGEGPRSFEKTSPSEWARLGSSSVKVPSLIPVLPDIPICTVGRMGLRELERIRLILRGGSVIDWRRMHFQSRGEVDNFLRLLQLDVSRPYDDEWARAVLAEAVEYLRKTFNYRVADAVARPEEIHDLFLYASGVKGAPRHRRIACVVLKVMHVIQHIEGRDLLFRLPVSEAELAELIMERVMGVAAEMQSKGLPIAEFAHSIKTQDSLVTKLLAKKETVAAQVYDRTRFRVVTKRREDLLPVLYYLSQRLFPFHLVVPGQTENTLMPFKAVLAENPHFEQYIPRLHLDRDYEDRENTGGNTFSGNTYRALNFVVDLPMRMDAYLPTPEEDTRQRKGRIIISLVEFQIVDEETARLNERGDNAHEAYKRRQKQRVLKRLSQGLVVPKRQE; translated from the coding sequence ATGGGGGAGGGCCCTCGTTCGTTTGAGAAGACTTCCCCATCCGAGTGGGCTCGGCTAGGAAGCTCAAGTGTGAAGGTGCCTTCGCTTATACCTGTTTTGCCGGACATCCCCATCTGCACGGTGGGTCGGATGGGGCTGCGTGAACTGGAGCGTATCCGGTTGATTCTCCGCGGAGGGTCGGTAATCGACTGGCGGCGAATGCACTTCCAGTCCCGTGGGGAGGTGGACAACTTCCTCAGGTTGCTCCAGTTGGATGTGTCTCGTCCCTACGATGATGAGTGGGCACGTGCCGTCTTGGCTGAAGCTGTTGAGTACCTTCGGAAGACGTTCAACTACCGCGTCGCAGATGCGGTGGCGAGGCCAGAGGAAATCCATGACTTGTTCCTCTACGCGTCTGGTGTCAAGGGGGCGCCCCGTCACCGACGGATTGCGTGTGTCGTTCTGAAGGTGATGCACGTCATTCAGCACATTGAAGGGCGAGACCTGCTCTTCCGGCTACCTGTGTCAGAGGCGGAGTTGGCAGAACTCATCATGGAGCGGGTGATGGGAGTTGCCGCCGAGATGCAGTCCAAAGGGCTGCCCATTGCGGAGTTCGCGCACTCCATCAAGACCCAGGACTCGCTTGTCACCAAGTTGCTGGCGAAGAAGGAGACCGTTGCCGCCCAAGTCTACGACAGGACCCGGTTCCGGGTGGTGACCAAGAGGCGGGAGGACTTGCTGCCGGTTCTCTACTACCTCTCCCAGCGCCTCTTCCCCTTTCACTTGGTTGTCCCGGGGCAAACTGAAAACACGCTGATGCCGTTCAAGGCTGTGCTCGCTGAGAACCCTCACTTCGAGCAGTACATCCCACGACTCCATCTGGATCGTGACTACGAAGATCGAGAGAACACTGGGGGGAACACTTTTTCGGGCAATACCTACCGCGCGCTCAACTTCGTGGTAGACCTCCCCATGCGAATGGATGCCTATCTGCCCACTCCGGAAGAAGACACCCGGCAGCGAAAGGGGAGAATCATCATCTCGCTTGTCGAATTCCAGATTGTCGATGAAGAAACCGCGCGACTTAATGAGCGTGGAGACAATGCGCACGAGGCCTACAAACGGCGCCAGAAACAGCGAGTGTTGAAGCGTCTGAGCCAGGGACTCGTTGTGCCCAAGCGACAAGAATAA
- the gltJ gene encoding adventurous gliding motility protein GltJ gives MRFVCDSCRAQYMISDDKIGPKGVKVRCKKCGHTITVRPAGATAAKDSASESSTSEASASTDVGKGSDASAATMPATLGTPPEGGLFTDVEEDEIGAVFDQVLSSGTQKIPTEAANEAAAREASAENVRKLAEAEAEPDKEEAKANAAAHEWYVAIDEKQVGPFNVEKVKDLWDRGEVGPDSLCWRSGFSDWIPLSETAELASVLAPRPSKPVIVAPEPVSGSTPAVSSGPVQSAFSAGKGARGDSGPAGASEEAVGWKPSAASVLASLVKEENDALSKPPPTPAPALGREPVSQSRLLDVPMPPPEPVSSPSLRGAEVPMAQPMASPMPYGQQPMQQYPQPAPMPYGHQPGPQYAQPMPAPYPPQPSYPAPYPPQGGGKGKTGLFVGIAAGLLLVGGGAAALFLKGGSGADAAQANPPVVAATPVATPSPTPSSPPPPQANTAPVAAAQPPVNSATAPPPPPTEVAAAPVNTPPPETPPTAVAAAPVATPTPPPVETPKPAETAVAKAERPTNRRTSSSSRREDSEPRASAPARAERPSSSDSDDDFDELFGTKKSAPEAKPSSARPTAYVPPEPGGGVPDRLQQSDIMAVVLANKPAIIKCVNEQKKKDPSLSGKLVMRWTIQTSGKTSAVSCRTDEFRTTYMASCISGLIKSWSFPRHKRQGEPIDFPFTF, from the coding sequence ATGCGTTTCGTCTGCGACAGCTGCCGCGCGCAGTACATGATCAGCGACGACAAGATTGGCCCCAAAGGGGTCAAGGTTCGTTGCAAGAAGTGCGGCCACACCATCACCGTGCGTCCCGCTGGCGCGACGGCCGCGAAGGACTCCGCGTCTGAGTCTTCGACCTCCGAGGCTTCCGCCTCGACTGACGTGGGCAAGGGGAGTGACGCGTCCGCCGCCACGATGCCGGCGACGCTGGGCACGCCGCCCGAAGGCGGTCTCTTCACCGACGTGGAAGAGGACGAGATTGGCGCCGTCTTCGACCAGGTGCTGAGTTCCGGCACGCAGAAGATTCCCACCGAGGCCGCGAACGAAGCCGCCGCGCGCGAAGCGTCCGCGGAGAACGTGCGCAAGCTGGCCGAAGCGGAGGCCGAGCCGGACAAGGAAGAAGCCAAGGCCAACGCGGCGGCGCACGAGTGGTACGTGGCCATCGACGAGAAGCAGGTCGGCCCCTTCAACGTCGAGAAGGTCAAGGACCTGTGGGACCGCGGCGAGGTGGGCCCGGACAGCCTCTGCTGGCGCTCGGGCTTCAGTGATTGGATTCCGTTGTCGGAGACGGCGGAGCTGGCGTCGGTGTTGGCGCCGCGGCCCTCCAAGCCCGTCATCGTCGCGCCAGAGCCTGTGTCCGGCTCGACGCCCGCGGTGTCCTCGGGCCCCGTGCAGTCCGCCTTCAGCGCGGGCAAGGGGGCGCGTGGTGATTCCGGGCCCGCGGGCGCTTCCGAGGAGGCCGTGGGCTGGAAGCCGTCCGCGGCCAGCGTGCTGGCCTCGCTGGTGAAGGAAGAGAACGACGCGCTGTCGAAGCCGCCTCCGACGCCCGCGCCCGCGCTGGGCCGGGAGCCAGTGTCGCAGTCGCGACTGCTGGACGTGCCCATGCCGCCGCCGGAGCCGGTGTCCTCGCCGTCTCTGCGGGGCGCGGAAGTGCCGATGGCGCAACCCATGGCCTCGCCCATGCCGTATGGGCAGCAGCCCATGCAGCAGTATCCGCAGCCGGCGCCCATGCCGTATGGGCATCAGCCGGGGCCGCAGTATGCGCAGCCCATGCCCGCGCCGTACCCGCCGCAGCCGAGCTACCCGGCTCCCTATCCGCCGCAGGGTGGGGGCAAGGGCAAGACGGGGCTCTTCGTTGGCATTGCCGCGGGGCTGCTCCTGGTCGGAGGTGGCGCCGCGGCGCTCTTCCTGAAGGGCGGGTCTGGCGCGGACGCGGCACAGGCGAATCCCCCGGTCGTCGCGGCGACGCCCGTGGCCACGCCGTCGCCGACACCCAGCAGCCCTCCGCCTCCTCAGGCGAACACGGCTCCCGTGGCGGCCGCTCAGCCACCCGTGAATTCCGCGACGGCGCCTCCGCCCCCGCCCACGGAGGTCGCTGCGGCGCCGGTGAACACGCCTCCGCCGGAGACGCCGCCCACGGCCGTCGCGGCGGCGCCCGTGGCCACGCCGACGCCGCCTCCGGTTGAAACGCCGAAGCCCGCGGAGACGGCGGTGGCGAAGGCCGAGCGGCCCACCAATCGACGCACCTCGTCGTCGTCGCGCCGGGAGGACTCGGAGCCGCGCGCGTCCGCGCCGGCGCGTGCGGAGCGGCCCTCGTCGAGCGATTCGGATGATGACTTCGACGAGCTCTTCGGCACGAAGAAGTCGGCGCCGGAGGCGAAGCCGTCGTCGGCGCGTCCGACGGCCTACGTCCCTCCTGAGCCTGGGGGCGGGGTTCCGGACCGGCTGCAGCAGTCGGACATCATGGCGGTGGTGCTGGCCAACAAGCCGGCCATCATCAAGTGCGTCAACGAGCAGAAGAAGAAGGATCCGTCGTTGAGCGGCAAGCTGGTGATGCGCTGGACCATCCAGACGAGTGGCAAGACGAGCGCGGTGTCGTGCCGCACGGATGAGTTCCGCACCACCTACATGGCGAGCTGCATTTCCGGGCTCATCAAGAGCTGGTCCTTCCCGCGTCACAAGCGGCAGGGCGAGCCCATCGACTTCCCGTTCACCTTCTGA
- a CDS encoding tyrosine-type recombinase/integrase produces SRNSGGYGGRDFGIVGPFSHSGWNSTKPGQLHNKHSSVDSKRQILRDHILPFFGKVALANIGLAEIEDFKAHMRKKKSAAHKRKDSASKRAIRKRQRSEPKPLSLKTINNVLTVLHKLLTLAEEHGVIRQAPRVKPFGKLPKPPFDFLSFEEADQLLAVAEPEWRTLLRVAIKTGLRQGELIGLRWHDLTLTRGLLHVRRTIWRGIEGLPKGGRERTVDLPASVVDALNAHRHRRGRFVFCQEDGQPLTKGKMAAPLGRALRAAGITREVGQIGWHDLRHTYGSHLAMRGIPLKVIQELIGHATIEMTNRYAHLSPDTRREAVAVLDRPLALPCDIRATWKEAAPNRT; encoded by the coding sequence TCACGGAACTCCGGCGGGTATGGGGGACGTGACTTCGGCATCGTGGGACCCTTTTCGCACAGCGGGTGGAACTCCACGAAACCGGGGCAACTTCACAACAAGCACTCAAGCGTCGACAGCAAACGACAGATTCTCAGAGATCATATCCTCCCATTCTTCGGGAAGGTGGCGCTCGCGAACATCGGCTTGGCCGAAATCGAAGACTTCAAGGCGCACATGCGCAAGAAGAAGTCGGCAGCTCACAAGCGGAAGGACTCCGCGTCAAAGCGAGCCATCCGGAAGCGGCAGCGTAGCGAGCCCAAGCCCCTGAGCCTGAAGACCATCAACAACGTGCTGACCGTGCTTCACAAGCTCCTGACGCTCGCAGAAGAGCATGGGGTCATCCGGCAGGCGCCGCGCGTAAAGCCCTTTGGGAAGCTACCGAAGCCTCCCTTCGACTTCCTGAGCTTTGAGGAAGCGGATCAGCTTCTCGCCGTCGCTGAGCCCGAATGGCGCACGTTGCTGCGCGTCGCCATCAAGACGGGGCTTCGGCAGGGGGAGCTGATCGGGCTCCGGTGGCACGACCTGACCCTGACGCGGGGCCTGCTTCACGTTCGCAGGACCATTTGGCGCGGGATAGAGGGTTTGCCGAAGGGTGGGCGTGAACGGACGGTCGACTTGCCCGCCTCCGTGGTTGATGCGCTCAACGCCCACCGGCACCGTCGGGGGCGGTTCGTCTTCTGTCAGGAGGACGGGCAGCCACTCACCAAGGGCAAGATGGCGGCACCGCTGGGTCGCGCCCTCCGGGCGGCGGGCATCACCCGCGAAGTGGGGCAAATCGGCTGGCACGACCTGCGCCATACCTACGGCAGCCATCTCGCGATGAGGGGTATCCCGCTGAAGGTGATTCAGGAGCTGATAGGGCACGCGACCATCGAGATGACGAATCGCTACGCCCACCTGAGCCCCGACACTCGGAGAGAGGCAGTCGCCGTTTTGGACCGGCCTCTCGCTCTGCCGTGCGACATACGTGCAACATGGAAGGAGGCCGCTCCTAACCGCACGTAA
- a CDS encoding toxin-antitoxin system YwqK family antitoxin: MLSTKLMRTLTLGLTLVAPAAMAEGASERLNCAEGTVQLGSKEEGLSCVKSGTKAGARTSHGAYVEYHPNGVKAAQGQFENGLKVGTWTFYDASGNKRGTAEFKDGGWHGQRVMYFPSGKPQRIEEYKNGRKNGVVKDLAEDGRVLSQVRYENNREVAAQ; this comes from the coding sequence ATGCTGTCTACCAAGCTGATGCGAACGCTGACCCTCGGTCTGACCCTGGTTGCTCCGGCGGCAATGGCTGAAGGCGCTTCGGAGCGGCTGAACTGCGCGGAGGGCACGGTTCAGCTCGGTTCCAAGGAGGAGGGCTTGTCGTGTGTGAAGTCCGGCACGAAGGCAGGCGCCCGCACCTCACACGGTGCGTACGTTGAGTACCATCCGAATGGCGTGAAGGCGGCACAGGGGCAGTTCGAGAACGGTCTCAAGGTTGGCACCTGGACCTTCTACGATGCGTCAGGCAACAAGCGCGGCACTGCGGAGTTCAAGGATGGCGGCTGGCATGGCCAGCGCGTCATGTACTTCCCCAGCGGCAAGCCCCAGAGAATCGAGGAGTACAAGAACGGCCGTAAAAATGGCGTGGTCAAGGATCTCGCTGAAGACGGCCGGGTATTGAGCCAAGTCCGGTACGAAAACAACCGCGAGGTTGCTGCCCAGTAG